In Spirosoma pollinicola, the genomic window ATAATAATGTATTGGTTCCACTCATTGTAGCGTCTAAAGTCCGCGTCAATGCGCTCGTGTCTATTGTGGGTGTGTTAATTGGTGGCGCACTGGCAGGCGTATCAGGCATGTTTCTATCTATTCCCGCTATTGCCATCCTGAAAGTAATTTTCGACCGCGTTGATGGTCTACGTCCTTGGGGCGTTTTGCTAGGTGACCAAACCCCCGAAGAAGCAGGCAGTAATCTATTTCGGTTACCACGACGCCGACGAAAAGTCGTGGTAACCGAGACAAATGCTTAACTATACAATTTCTTGATGACCTCCTGCTGTGTTCGGGTAAAATGAGGTCGTTCGGCGGGTTGGTTCAAGAGTGTATCAGGCGGGTAGATGCTATGATTTGCATAACTCTCGGCATAGAGTTCCACCCGCTGACGAGCAAGCTGATTCCCGACAGCGGGCCGTTGGCGAAACTCCCGCAAGGCAGCCAGATCAATGTCAGCAGTAGCAACAATACTCTCTCCATAGGCAGCTTCAGCCAGTATTATTCCTTTAGGGTCAATGATTTTGGAACCCCCATCGGTCGTGCCGGATGGTATCGAACTGCCCACCACTCCGGCCGAGTTGGCCGATACAACGTAGGTCATATTTTCGATGGCCCGTGCCTGTTTGGCTATGTTTTTGGGTGTTGCTTGCGGACTGCCTATTTCTGAAGTTGAATGGATCAGGATTTCGGCCCCACGCATGGACAAACAGCGGGCGACTTCGGGAAACAAAATGTCTTCAGATGCAATACACGCCAAACTTCCAATGTTCGTTTTCGCTACCGGAAACAACGAATCGTAGCCGTAAGCATCTACATATAACTCCCAAACATCATGAGGGGTGGGTGTATACATGGCGTTCAACCGGCGATAACGCAGAAGAATATCGCCATTGGGTCCAATAATAAAGCTGGTTTGAAAATAGAGTTCAGGAAAAAAAGGGTCTTGTTCGTAAGCATTCCCGGAAAAGTATATCTGTTGCCGTTGTACCATTGCACCTAGGGCTTCATAAATCCGGCCATCAATTTCAAGAGCGGCTTTTTCTCGCCATTGGTGCACCGTTTCGTCTACTGGTGGGCCTGTCAGGAAAAATTCAGGTACGGTAACAAGCAATGTGTCACGACCTAGCAAACCAACCGATGCGGCAATCTGGCGTTCAATACGCTCAATTGACTGAAGCATAAGCGATTCGGCTTCATCGCGAGTTTGATAGACGTTTACTGTCTGGCAAGTTAGTTGGAGGGCAAGGGCTTTATAAGACATAGTTAATTGATAGGAAATGTAGTTACAGCGGGCTTACAGGTTAGTTCGCTAAAATAAAGCGTTTCCATCGATATACTAGCAAACCGTTGCCTTCGGGGTCGAACAGGAACGAATCGGAGGTCAGGTTGATTACCTACTCATCGGGTTTGTCCGGAATTAATACGGACAGAATGTTACTAATTTTTTACTCCCCGATTTCCCAAAGCGGTTTACCTGTTGAGGGGCACTGATAGTTACCTACATAACCACCAACCAGTCAAAGAATACAGACATGACCGTTGACGTACTGGCCATTGCGGCCCATCCCGATGATATTGAAATGACCTGCTCGGGCACAATTCTCTCGCTTATTGCACAAGGCAAAACAGTAGCAGGTGTTGATTTAACAAGGGGCGAATTAGGCACACGTGGAACTCCCGAAATTCGCGCGCAGGAAGCCGAAGAAGGTGCCCGATTGATGCATTTAGTTGCTCGTGAAAACATGGGGTTTCGGGATGCCTTTTTCCGAAATGACGAAGAGCACCAACTAGCGCTTATTCCTATTATCCGACAGTATAGGCCCGAAATCATCCTGACGAATACCCCGGACGACCGCCACCCCGACCACGGACGGGCAGCTGAACTTGTTGCCGATGCCTGTTTTTATGCCGGTTTGCGGCAAATAAAAACAGTAGGCAAAGATGGAAAACCACAGGAGGCCCATCGCCCAAAATACATCTACAACTTCATTCAGGACCGGTCATTGAAGCCTGATTTTATTGTCGATATTACACCTTACTGGGATCAAAAACTAGCCGCCATAAAAGCGTATAAAAGTCAGTTTTTCAACCCCGAAAGTACAGAACCTCAAAGCTACATTTCGGGCGAACCGTTTATGAAATTTCTGGAATCCCGGATGCGGGAACACGGTCACATGATTGGGGCAGAGTTTGGCGAAGGCTTTATCAGCAGACGAATGCTGGGTGTAAAGGATTTGTTTGCATTGGTGTAGTCTGATATTCAACGTTGCTATTCAGGAAATAGCGACACTAATCGCCTAACCAAATTTTTTTAACCACAGAGACATAGAAAACATAGAGCTTCAATTGATTTACTATCAGGATATTAAAGCTCTGTGTTCTCTGTGCCTCTGTGGTTAGAAAAATTTGCTTAGTACCGATTGTTAAGGGCAAACGATCTTATAAAATGTATAACTCAGTGTTATCGTCGTGTAGGTATAGCTGTCTTTTAGTGCCGGGTTGCTCTGCGATACTTTGGTGACCGCCGGTCCAAATGTATATTCACCCAGGCCATCCAAATAGTCATTCCGAGTAAAGCGGGTGCCAAACTCAACGCCCACACTCCACGGCCTCTTTATCTCATACTTGAGGCCTATGCCCAGCGGATAAGTAACAACGCCACCCATCCGAACCACGGCATTAGTAAACCTGCATAAACCTATACCACCAAATATATAAGGCGTCCAGTTTTTTACTTTAGGCAATCCCTGATAGTTCAGAAAATTATATTCAAAGTCAATTTCCGCTTCGGTAATATTTGTTCGAAATGAATAGTCGCGGGCTTGTTGTAATGGGTCGGAGCTAGCCTGATCATCTGCGCGAAGACCACCAATAGCACCACTTCCCCGTACTGAGAAAGAACGGGTAGCATTATACCGAAAAAAAAGACTACCGGCAGGCCTGTAAAAGCGGGGATTAAGTGCCGGAGATACATCGCCTTTATACAGCATGCCCCCCAAACCACCCCCAATTTCTATTTTCTGCGCCTGTACACTCAGGCTGATAAAAAGCCCGGCTACAATAAGCCGGGCTTTCTTGATTCCATATTGATGCATAAATCAGGTGACAGTAACCACCAGGCTCTAGAAACGTGGTCATACTAACCAACAACTTCATACATAACTGGTGCCAGCCGCTGTTTACTTAGTAGGCGGACACTTGATTTTGCCCGGAATGATATAATGGATTGAGAAGTTGGTTAATAAATAACCATCATTAAATAAACCATCAGTACTACGCACAGGCGTATTCAACGCATCTGAAATTGCGGCCTGCTGCTGAGGAGTACCGCTATTGTACATATTGATCAATGTAGTGTAACGATCAGGCGGACTTTTCACATAGCGTGCAGCAAACGTCTCCGTTTGCCGCCGGTCCGACATGACAAGAGCAAGCCCATTCAAATTGGTGCTACCTGGGTAAGTCCCTGAGCCTACATCATCAAGATAATCGGTAAAGGTGTACCGGAAGCCAATCTCGGCCCCAATGTTAAAGCTCTCATTTAGTTTATAACGAACGCCGAAGCCAACAGGAATTGACAGTGTTACCAGCGAATAGGGTTTATCAAATCCGGGTTGCCCCTGGCCTTCTGTATGTAAGGGCTGGAGTTTAACCCAGTCTTGACCTGCATACGGACTAGCATTTGTACCCTCTGCCACAGGCGTGCGAGCCTCGGGACTGTGCGCCAGTAATGCTATACCCCCGAATATATAGGGTGTAATTTTTGCTCGTGATTCTGAATTCCGCCCATCCTCAATAAAATTATAAATACCCGTTACGGCAAACTCTTTCAAATCATTCCGGAAGTGAAGATTCCGGGCATATTGAGGCAGGTTAGCCTCAATATTGCTTTTTGAGAATGTATAATCATCACCCACAATACGCGCCCAGGTGAACATAGCCCGAGCAGCAAAATGAGGAGTAAACTGACGCGTATAGCCTAACCCCACGTTCCAGCGGGGTAAGGTAGTCAATGCCTTAAATGGCTTACGGTAACCGGCCAGATCACCAAAATAGGTGGACGTACCTGCCCCAAACGTAATTGACGAATAGGGTGCGAAATGGGTGTTTGGTCGCCGTTGTGCCAAACTTTCCGTAACCAAACCTGACAGCAAACAGATTGCCGCAGCGCCTATTACTACCTGTTTATACTTATTCATACTCATTAAATACGTGAATCAACACAACTAACCCAAAAGCCAGCCAATTCCGAAACGGAAGGGCCGTTGCTTTTATTGGCAATAGGTCCTAAAATTTATGTCACACAGGGAAAACAACGAAATGAAATGCGATCATTCGGCAGAATTTCAGCACCGATACCCGTTTTTTAATTACGGATGTCCCAGCCCCAGTTAAGTTTACTGCGCAGGGTGTTCAGAAAATTATCATCACTTAGTTTAACTAATCGCGCCTTGAACGTTTCTTTCTGAACACTAATTCGAACAGAGGTATCGACCGTGTACGAACGGGAGTCCAGAGCCGCCAGGAAATTGCCACTTCGACTTTCGACCTCAAACGCCAGTTGGCAGGTATCCATCACAATCATTGGCCGGACATTGAGGTTATGCGGGCTTATGGGGGTGATAATAAAACTTTCTGTTTGGGGTAAAAGAACCGGACCTCCGCAACTAAGAGAATAGCCTGTGGAACCCGACGGCGTTGAAATAATCAACCCATCGGCCCAATACGAATTTAGAAATTCGCCGTCGAGGTACGAATGCACGGTGATCATCGACGAGGTTTGGGTTCGCGTAATTGTGAAGTCATTTAACCCAAACGGCAGATTACCAAAAATATCCTGCGTTGAGCGCACACTTACCAGACTTCGCTCGTCGATGGTGTATTGTCCATTAAAAAGGGCATCGATCATAAGCCTTACTGAGGCCGGCGCGACTGTAGCCAGAAAGCCCAAGCGACCGATATTAATGCCGATAATTGGAATTTGGCGTGCGCCAACATGGGTAACAGCGTCGAGAAGCGTACCATCGCCCCCCAGGCTGAAGATGAAGTCGGCATCAGAAACGCCCTCTTCAACGGTATAAGTAGCCTGACTGTAGTGAGCTACGCCCGTATTATCCAAATACTCGCGATACCCTTTCGAAATAATTACCTCGGTCTGCCGTCTGGCCAATTCCTCAAACATCGACTGAATGTAGGGCCGTGCCGATTCGGGAAAGTTGCGCCCGTGAATGGCGATTTTCATAGAGAAGTAGTGAGTAAGTGGCAAGTTAATAAGTGGTAAGGTATAAGTGGCTGGCGCGAAAGCTATACATGCGTCATCCACTTATACCTTACCACTTATTGACTTGCCACTTTTTAGGTATTTAGATAACGAAGCAACGAATCGAGCCGGTCCTGGTCAATACTTTCGACGGGGGCGTTGGCAAAGGCTGCTTCAATGTGATAACCAAAGCGTTCGAGTGTTGAGATAACGGAAGTAATGTCGCGCCGGTTAAGCTTAAGCGTCAACCGCGAGCGGTCGGGCATTCCATAGGCAGCGCTGGCAAAATAACTGCTTATAATTTTAACATTATTTGTCTCGATCAGGCGGCTAATTTCGGTTAATGAGTAATCGCGCTCATTCATGTTCAGGATCAAAATAGCCCCGGCTTCCTGTACACCCAATTCCTGTGCAAATTTTTTGAGCAGTTCATTCACAGAAATTGTCCCGCTAAACTCGCGTCCCTCCGTGATAACAGCGATGACATCCATCTGATGTTGCACAACCAGGCTTATGACTTCGAGCAAATGTTGATCTTCGTTCACAAAGGTTTTCTCGAACAGGCACATCACATCGCGCAGCGGCAAGTCCTCATCGGCAACATCCATGAGTAGTTCTTCGCTTACGATGCCCCGGTATTCGCCCTGGTCTGTCAGTACGAGTTGCCCGACGCGATGCTCCTCCATCCACGCCAAAGCCTGCCCGACCAGGTCGGTTGGCTTCAGAGCCGGCAGCATGGGATCTATAAGTTCGGCAGCCAACATAAGTAATAGAAAGTCGTATGGTAAAGAGAAACTGTCTGCCGAAAACTACGGAAATTCTTCCATAGTTTTCAACTTTCGCACAGGGAACAGAATTTATGCTATCTGCTATATAAACAAACTTACGCAACTAACTCGTTCACTGGATTTCTGGCAAGCCAATTATCCAGTAATTCGTTAAACTGGTCCGGGCATTCCATCATGGGCGCATGGCAGCACTTGTCAATAAAGTGCAACTCTGACTCCTCAATTAATCGATTAAATTCGTGCCCCACCTCGGCTGGTGTAATGGTATCATTTAGACCCCAAACAAGCAACGTGGGCACCTGAATTTTATACAAATCTTTTGCTACGTTATTTCGCTGGGCCGATTTGGCAATACCCACAATGCTCATACATTTAGGAATACTGCTGGTGATCTCGAACACTTCGTCGATCAGGTCTTTCGAGGCCACTTTGGGATCGTAGAATGTGTAGGCTACACGCTCCGCAATATAATCGTAGCTGCCACGCTTGGGAAACGAGCCACCCATACCGTTCTCAAACAACCCCGAACTGCCCGTCAGTACTAACCGACGCACTTGTTCTGGATTTTTGAAGGTATAGAGAATGGCTAAATGCCCACCCAGCGAATTGCCCAGCAGTGTCATATCATCCAGCGATTTCTGCGCCACAAATTTTTCGATATAGACCAATAGCCCTTCCAGACTTGCCTGCCGAATGGGCATTTCGTAAATAGGCAACAGCGGAATAATAACCCGATACCGATCCGAAAACGTATTAATAACGCTGTCCCAGTTACTGAGAGCACCGAACAGGCCATGCAGCAGAAGGAGCACTTCGCCCTGGCCTTCATCTACATAGCGGAAACCTGCTTCTTCCCGAATCTGATAGTTCATGCGTATTGCGCGGTTAAGGTTGTGGTAGGGTGGTTATTTTTATACGTAAAAAAGACAAAATCAATCCAGTTTTCGATGAGCGTCAGCCCATGCTGTGTCAATGCGGCTTCGGGATGGAACTGAACGCCCCAGATGGGTAATGCTCGATGCCGCATGGCCATTAATTCGTTCTGCACTGTTGCTGCGGTAGTGACCAGTTGCGTGGGCAATTCCGTTAAAATCAGCGAATGATAGCGCGTCACCTCAAATTCTGTCGGCAATCCCCGCCATAATACATCGTCTGTCTGGGTCTGAATAACAGACACTTTTCCATGCATAGGGCGGGTAGCCAGTGCGAGGGTAGCCCCAAAAAACTCACCCAGTGCCTGATGGCCCAAACAAACACCTAATATCGGTACGCGCTGATGATAATGAGCGACAATATCCAGTAAACGGCCCGCCTGTCGGGGTATACCCGGCCCGGGCGATAACACAACCGCATCAACCGGGGCATCGGTAAGGCGGCTCCACGAGTCATTGTTCCTGACAACCCGGCAGTTTGCGCCTGCCTGTTGCAGGTAGTCTACCAGCATGTAGGTAAATGAATCGAAATTATCAACCACCAGCACGTTCATGCCGCTATAACACAAATCGTTTTGACAAAATTAATGTTTCTAAAAAAAAACAACAAGTATTATTTTTTAGCCTTTGATTATCAATATGTTAAAAAATAAACAACTTGGAAATAGTCAATTTTTATAAAAAAAGTACTACCTAAATTCAATGGAACCCATTGATTGGTGTGCACAGCGTTTAAATTTGACTTTTATTCACGAACCTGTTCCTTTTGGGTATGCCTATAGATTCAACCAACGCTGGAGTCAAACCGACCGGTGCACCTGTCATCATCATTGGCGCCGGTATGGCTGGCCTGACGTGTGCTGTTTATCTAA contains:
- a CDS encoding nitrilase-related carbon-nitrogen hydrolase → MSYKALALQLTCQTVNVYQTRDEAESLMLQSIERIERQIAASVGLLGRDTLLVTVPEFFLTGPPVDETVHQWREKAALEIDGRIYEALGAMVQRQQIYFSGNAYEQDPFFPELYFQTSFIIGPNGDILLRYRRLNAMYTPTPHDVWELYVDAYGYDSLFPVAKTNIGSLACIASEDILFPEVARCLSMRGAEILIHSTSEIGSPQATPKNIAKQARAIENMTYVVSANSAGVVGSSIPSGTTDGGSKIIDPKGIILAEAAYGESIVATADIDLAALREFRQRPAVGNQLARQRVELYAESYANHSIYPPDTLLNQPAERPHFTRTQQEVIKKLYS
- the bshB1 gene encoding bacillithiol biosynthesis deacetylase BshB1, whose translation is MTVDVLAIAAHPDDIEMTCSGTILSLIAQGKTVAGVDLTRGELGTRGTPEIRAQEAEEGARLMHLVARENMGFRDAFFRNDEEHQLALIPIIRQYRPEIILTNTPDDRHPDHGRAAELVADACFYAGLRQIKTVGKDGKPQEAHRPKYIYNFIQDRSLKPDFIVDITPYWDQKLAAIKAYKSQFFNPESTEPQSYISGEPFMKFLESRMREHGHMIGAEFGEGFISRRMLGVKDLFALV
- the porG gene encoding type IX secretion system protein PorG, which produces MHQYGIKKARLIVAGLFISLSVQAQKIEIGGGLGGMLYKGDVSPALNPRFYRPAGSLFFRYNATRSFSVRGSGAIGGLRADDQASSDPLQQARDYSFRTNITEAEIDFEYNFLNYQGLPKVKNWTPYIFGGIGLCRFTNAVVRMGGVVTYPLGIGLKYEIKRPWSVGVEFGTRFTRNDYLDGLGEYTFGPAVTKVSQSNPALKDSYTYTTITLSYTFYKIVCP
- a CDS encoding DUF6089 family protein, yielding MNKYKQVVIGAAAICLLSGLVTESLAQRRPNTHFAPYSSITFGAGTSTYFGDLAGYRKPFKALTTLPRWNVGLGYTRQFTPHFAARAMFTWARIVGDDYTFSKSNIEANLPQYARNLHFRNDLKEFAVTGIYNFIEDGRNSESRAKITPYIFGGIALLAHSPEARTPVAEGTNASPYAGQDWVKLQPLHTEGQGQPGFDKPYSLVTLSIPVGFGVRYKLNESFNIGAEIGFRYTFTDYLDDVGSGTYPGSTNLNGLALVMSDRRQTETFAARYVKSPPDRYTTLINMYNSGTPQQQAAISDALNTPVRSTDGLFNDGYLLTNFSIHYIIPGKIKCPPTK
- a CDS encoding NAD kinase, which codes for MKIAIHGRNFPESARPYIQSMFEELARRQTEVIISKGYREYLDNTGVAHYSQATYTVEEGVSDADFIFSLGGDGTLLDAVTHVGARQIPIIGINIGRLGFLATVAPASVRLMIDALFNGQYTIDERSLVSVRSTQDIFGNLPFGLNDFTITRTQTSSMITVHSYLDGEFLNSYWADGLIISTPSGSTGYSLSCGGPVLLPQTESFIITPISPHNLNVRPMIVMDTCQLAFEVESRSGNFLAALDSRSYTVDTSVRISVQKETFKARLVKLSDDNFLNTLRSKLNWGWDIRN
- a CDS encoding CBS domain-containing protein; the protein is MLAAELIDPMLPALKPTDLVGQALAWMEEHRVGQLVLTDQGEYRGIVSEELLMDVADEDLPLRDVMCLFEKTFVNEDQHLLEVISLVVQHQMDVIAVITEGREFSGTISVNELLKKFAQELGVQEAGAILILNMNERDYSLTEISRLIETNNVKIISSYFASAAYGMPDRSRLTLKLNRRDITSVISTLERFGYHIEAAFANAPVESIDQDRLDSLLRYLNT
- a CDS encoding alpha/beta fold hydrolase, producing MNYQIREEAGFRYVDEGQGEVLLLLHGLFGALSNWDSVINTFSDRYRVIIPLLPIYEMPIRQASLEGLLVYIEKFVAQKSLDDMTLLGNSLGGHLAILYTFKNPEQVRRLVLTGSSGLFENGMGGSFPKRGSYDYIAERVAYTFYDPKVASKDLIDEVFEITSSIPKCMSIVGIAKSAQRNNVAKDLYKIQVPTLLVWGLNDTITPAEVGHEFNRLIEESELHFIDKCCHAPMMECPDQFNELLDNWLARNPVNELVA
- a CDS encoding anthranilate synthase component II; this encodes MNVLVVDNFDSFTYMLVDYLQQAGANCRVVRNNDSWSRLTDAPVDAVVLSPGPGIPRQAGRLLDIVAHYHQRVPILGVCLGHQALGEFFGATLALATRPMHGKVSVIQTQTDDVLWRGLPTEFEVTRYHSLILTELPTQLVTTAATVQNELMAMRHRALPIWGVQFHPEAALTQHGLTLIENWIDFVFFTYKNNHPTTTLTAQYA